One Glycine max cultivar Williams 82 chromosome 3, Glycine_max_v4.0, whole genome shotgun sequence DNA window includes the following coding sequences:
- the LOC100806452 gene encoding ARM REPEAT PROTEIN INTERACTING WITH ABF2 isoform X3: MEKRYPVARRSSKRKLEADLTEDQTHTKASKISAKILKQVSLLNSAAIPFTALDCATVKSAVHSLSVLAANEDLVDTILNCGVVPALVRHLRLTDNMRKYDGHEAETVKDYSDGVTEHDQFDVVKRCAVILELLAIEQEYQQLIVDAGALPCLVDWLRMQKISTTSQPLIDLLKRVADAITSLIHENNGIKTLFRMEGGIAPLVELLEFNDIKVQRAAARALRTLAFKNDGNKNQIVESNALPTLVLMLQSEDPKTHYEAVGVIGNLVHSSPDIKKEVLLAGALQPVISLLSSCCSESQREAALLIGQFATTDSDCKVHICQRGAIPPLVDMLRSPDAELQEMSAFALGRLAQDSHNQAGIGQCGGIEPLLKLLDSKKVPVQQNAIFALYSLADNEDNVAAIIKADGFRKLKAGNFRNQQTVECVAKTLKKLEEKTQGRVLKHLIHLMRFAEAVQRRVAIALAYLCSPHDRKTIFINNNGLKLLLDTLKSSNLKQKSDASAALHKLAIKASSSFSLFDIASPSPTLQMYFGDEYVNNPKLSDVTFLVEGRSFYAHRDCLLSSDIFRAMFDGSYREREAKSIVIPNIKWDVFELMMRYIYTGTVDVNLDIAQDLLRAADQYLLDGLKRICEYTISQEISEENVSLLYKMSEDFNATSLKHSCILFMLEKFDKLRCEP; encoded by the exons ATGGAAAAGCGTTACCCTGTTGCTAGAAGAAGCTCGAAGCGGAAGCTCGAAGCAGATCTAACCGAAGACCAGACACATACCAAGGCGTCAAAGATCTCTGCAAAGATTCTCAAACAGGTTTCTCTCCTCAACTCCGCTGCTATTCCGTTCACTGCGTTGGATTGTGCTACCGTTAAGAGCGCTGTCCACTCCCTCTCTGTACTCGCCGCAAATG aggATCTTGTGGATACTATACTGAATTGCGGTGTCGTCCCTGCTCTGGTGAGGCATCTTCGGTTGACAGACAACATGCGGAAATATGACGGTCATGAGGCAGAAACTGTGAAAGATTACAGCGATGGTGTTACGGAACATGATCAGTTTGATGTCGTCAAAAGATGTGCGGTCATCCTTGAGCTTCTTGCCATTGAA CAAGAGTATCAGCAGCTCATTGTAGATGCTGGAGCCTTACCCTGTCTTGTTGATTGGTTAAGGATGCAAAAGATCAGTACTACTTCTCAACCACTTATTGACCTTCTAAAGAGAGTAGCTGATGCAATAACCAGCCTAATCCATGAAAATAATGGCATTAAAACCCTATTcag GATGGAAGGCGGTATAGCTCCTCTTGTTGAATTGCTTGAATTCAATGACATAAAGGTACAGCGAGCAGCTGCACGGGCCTTGCGAACTCTTGCATTTAAAAACGATGGCAATAAAAATCAG ATTGTTGAAAGCAATGCATTACCCACTCTTGTACTAATGCTTCAATCAGAGGATCCTAAAACACATTATGAGGCG GTTGGTGTGATTGGAAATCTGGTCCACTCTTCTCCAGATATTAAGAAAGAAGTTCTTCTAGCAGGTGCTTTACAACCTGTCATTTCTTTACTTAG TTCTTGCTGTTCGGAGAGCCAAAGAGAAGCAGCCCTTTTAATTGGTCAGTTTGCCACAACAGATTCAGATTGCAAG GTTCATATTTGCCAAAGAGGGGCTATTCCACCATTAGTTGACATGCTTAGGTCTCCAGATGCTGAGCTTCAGGAAATGTCAGCTTTTGCACTTGGGAGGTTGGCACAG GACTCACATAATCAAGCTGGTATTGGTCAATGTGGAGGTATAGAGCCTCTGCTCAAACTTCTTGACTCAAAGAAGGTGCCAGTCCAACAAAATGCTATTTTTGCTCTCTATAGTCTCGCTGATAATGAG GACAATGTTGCTGCCATTATTAAGGCTGATGGTTTTCGAAAACTGAAGGCTGGAAATTTCAGAAATCAA CAAACTGTAGAATGTGTAGCAAAgaccttaaaaaaattagaggaaaaGACTCAAGGGCGA GTGTTGAAACACCTAATACATCTTATGCGCTTTGCGGAAGCTGTTCAAAGACGTGTAGCTATTGCTCTTGCTTATTTATGTTCTCCTCATGATCGTAAAACTATATTCATTAACAATAATG GATTAAAATTGCTGCTGGATACTCTTAAATCTTCAAACTTAAAGCAGAAAAGTGATGCTTCAGCGGCGCTTCATAAATTGGCTATCAAAGCCagttcttctttctctctttttgacATTGCTTCTCCATCACCAACTCTCCAG ATGTACTTTGGCGATGAATATGTAAACAATCCTAAACTTTCTGACGTCACATTTCTGGTTGAAG GAAGAAGTTTTTATGCTCATAGAGATTGTTTACTTTCTTCAGATATATTTCGCGCAATGTTTGATGGCAGTTATAGG GAGAGGGAAGCCAAAAGTATAGTGATTCCAAATATTAAATGGGATGTCTTTGAATTGATGATGAG ATATATATACACTGGAACAGTAGATGTCAATTTGGATATTGCTCAGGACCTGCTCAGAGCAGCAGATCAGTATCTTCTGGATGGCCTTAAGCGTATCTGTGAATATACTATTTCTCAG
- the LOC100806452 gene encoding ARM REPEAT PROTEIN INTERACTING WITH ABF2 isoform X1: protein MEKRYPVARRSSKRKLEADLTEDQTHTKASKISAKILKQVSLLNSAAIPFTALDCATVKSAVHSLSVLAANEDLVDTILNCGVVPALVRHLRLTDNMRKYDGHEAETVKDYSDGVTEHDQFDVVKRCAVILELLAIEQEYQQLIVDAGALPCLVDWLRMQKISTTSQPLIDLLKRVADAITSLIHENNGIKTLFRMEGGIAPLVELLEFNDIKVQRAAARALRTLAFKNDGNKNQIVESNALPTLVLMLQSEDPKTHYEAVGVIGNLVHSSPDIKKEVLLAGALQPVISLLSSCCSESQREAALLIGQFATTDSDCKVHICQRGAIPPLVDMLRSPDAELQEMSAFALGRLAQDSHNQAGIGQCGGIEPLLKLLDSKKVPVQQNAIFALYSLADNEDNVAAIIKADGFRKLKAGNFRNQQTVECVAKTLKKLEEKTQGRVLKHLIHLMRFAEAVQRRVAIALAYLCSPHDRKTIFINNNGLKLLLDTLKSSNLKQKSDASAALHKLAIKASSSFSLFDIASPSPTLQMYFGDEYVNNPKLSDVTFLVEGRSFYAHRDCLLSSDIFRAMFDGSYREREAKSIVIPNIKWDVFELMMRYIYTGTVDVNLDIAQDLLRAADQYLLDGLKRICEYTISQEISEENVSLLYKMSEDFNATSLKHSCILFMLEKFDKLRCEPWYCPLVRHILPDICMFFSTLLVKSHPTDS, encoded by the exons ATGGAAAAGCGTTACCCTGTTGCTAGAAGAAGCTCGAAGCGGAAGCTCGAAGCAGATCTAACCGAAGACCAGACACATACCAAGGCGTCAAAGATCTCTGCAAAGATTCTCAAACAGGTTTCTCTCCTCAACTCCGCTGCTATTCCGTTCACTGCGTTGGATTGTGCTACCGTTAAGAGCGCTGTCCACTCCCTCTCTGTACTCGCCGCAAATG aggATCTTGTGGATACTATACTGAATTGCGGTGTCGTCCCTGCTCTGGTGAGGCATCTTCGGTTGACAGACAACATGCGGAAATATGACGGTCATGAGGCAGAAACTGTGAAAGATTACAGCGATGGTGTTACGGAACATGATCAGTTTGATGTCGTCAAAAGATGTGCGGTCATCCTTGAGCTTCTTGCCATTGAA CAAGAGTATCAGCAGCTCATTGTAGATGCTGGAGCCTTACCCTGTCTTGTTGATTGGTTAAGGATGCAAAAGATCAGTACTACTTCTCAACCACTTATTGACCTTCTAAAGAGAGTAGCTGATGCAATAACCAGCCTAATCCATGAAAATAATGGCATTAAAACCCTATTcag GATGGAAGGCGGTATAGCTCCTCTTGTTGAATTGCTTGAATTCAATGACATAAAGGTACAGCGAGCAGCTGCACGGGCCTTGCGAACTCTTGCATTTAAAAACGATGGCAATAAAAATCAG ATTGTTGAAAGCAATGCATTACCCACTCTTGTACTAATGCTTCAATCAGAGGATCCTAAAACACATTATGAGGCG GTTGGTGTGATTGGAAATCTGGTCCACTCTTCTCCAGATATTAAGAAAGAAGTTCTTCTAGCAGGTGCTTTACAACCTGTCATTTCTTTACTTAG TTCTTGCTGTTCGGAGAGCCAAAGAGAAGCAGCCCTTTTAATTGGTCAGTTTGCCACAACAGATTCAGATTGCAAG GTTCATATTTGCCAAAGAGGGGCTATTCCACCATTAGTTGACATGCTTAGGTCTCCAGATGCTGAGCTTCAGGAAATGTCAGCTTTTGCACTTGGGAGGTTGGCACAG GACTCACATAATCAAGCTGGTATTGGTCAATGTGGAGGTATAGAGCCTCTGCTCAAACTTCTTGACTCAAAGAAGGTGCCAGTCCAACAAAATGCTATTTTTGCTCTCTATAGTCTCGCTGATAATGAG GACAATGTTGCTGCCATTATTAAGGCTGATGGTTTTCGAAAACTGAAGGCTGGAAATTTCAGAAATCAA CAAACTGTAGAATGTGTAGCAAAgaccttaaaaaaattagaggaaaaGACTCAAGGGCGA GTGTTGAAACACCTAATACATCTTATGCGCTTTGCGGAAGCTGTTCAAAGACGTGTAGCTATTGCTCTTGCTTATTTATGTTCTCCTCATGATCGTAAAACTATATTCATTAACAATAATG GATTAAAATTGCTGCTGGATACTCTTAAATCTTCAAACTTAAAGCAGAAAAGTGATGCTTCAGCGGCGCTTCATAAATTGGCTATCAAAGCCagttcttctttctctctttttgacATTGCTTCTCCATCACCAACTCTCCAG ATGTACTTTGGCGATGAATATGTAAACAATCCTAAACTTTCTGACGTCACATTTCTGGTTGAAG GAAGAAGTTTTTATGCTCATAGAGATTGTTTACTTTCTTCAGATATATTTCGCGCAATGTTTGATGGCAGTTATAGG GAGAGGGAAGCCAAAAGTATAGTGATTCCAAATATTAAATGGGATGTCTTTGAATTGATGATGAG ATATATATACACTGGAACAGTAGATGTCAATTTGGATATTGCTCAGGACCTGCTCAGAGCAGCAGATCAGTATCTTCTGGATGGCCTTAAGCGTATCTGTGAATATACTATTTCTCAG